A window from Gossypium raimondii isolate GPD5lz chromosome 7, ASM2569854v1, whole genome shotgun sequence encodes these proteins:
- the LOC105791440 gene encoding scarecrow-like protein 34, giving the protein MEPKFTEFSDYINGFSVEDLDDTLRLNSVQNSNGTIGFEFNDPSPDLNFLNMNAAVAPSEPDPVTFVQPLTVSTDGSSISTSSGWSPEGESLSPSDDNDSTDPVLKYITQMLMEENMEEPHMFNNYLALKDTEKSLYEVLVEPYPQTSEPQPLLNQNMEAPESNLSGSTNGYWSASIGTNYGTGNYNDHQVVGEVWESPSSLSQPPLTGDYDFQPALQQPNSQVSVNSTNSLSNPGNRTMESSISELLAQNIFNDKESVLQFQRGFEEASKFLPSSNQLMIGLESNVFPTGQKGKVPNDVVKVGEDEREKLHEGLRGRKNHGRDLEDLEEERSNKQSATYTDESELSEMFDKVLLYPVGQFICCNDNESVQHTENKALRQKEQSNGSGAGKPRSKKQGKKETVDLRTLLILCAQAVSSNDHRTAGELLKQIKENSSPLGDGTQRLAHYFANGLEARMDGSGTVMQNFYMSLASKKTTAADMLKSYKGFLSACPFKKLPIFFANKMIYYMTEKASALHIVDFGILYGFQWPVLIQHLSNRPGGPPKLRITGIELPQSGFRPTERIEATGRRLANYCKRFNVPFEYKAIAAQNWENIRIEDIKINSNEVLAVNSLFRFENLLDETAEVDCPRNAVLKLIRRMNPDIFVHSIINGSYNSPFFVTRFREALFHLSSVFDMFDNTSPRDEPGRLMFESELYGQEAVNVVACEGPARVQRPETYKQWQIRMTRAGFKPLPLNQELMTKLRHKLKAWYHKDFVIDENNHWLLQGWKGRILYASSCWVPAEES; this is encoded by the coding sequence ATGGAGCCAAAGTTCACTGAATTCTCTGATTACATAAACGGCTTTAGTGTTGAAGATTTAGATGATACACTTCGGCTCAATTCTGTTCAGAACTCAAATGGCACAATCGGATTCGAGTTCAATGACCCTTCTCCAGATCTTAACTTTTTGAACATGAATGCTGCTGTTGCACCTTCTGAACCAGACCCTGTTACTTTTGTTCAACCGCTCACTGTAAGTACAGATGGGAGCTCGATTTCTACGTCCTCAGGGTGGAGTCCGGAAGGGGAGTCTTTGTCACCTTCGGATGACAATGATTCAACGGATCCAGTTCTCAAGTACATAACTCAGATGCTTATGGAAGAGAACATGGAGGAGCCTCATATGTTTAATAACTATTTGGCTCTTAAAGACACTGAGAAATCATTATATGAAGTCCTCGTTGAGCCGTATCCTCAAACTAGTGAACCACAACCTTTGCTCAATCAGAATATGGAGGCCCCTGAAAGTAATCTTTCTGGTAGTACTAATGGCTATTGGTCTGCTAGTATTGGCACCAATTATGGGACTGGTAATTATAATGATCATCAGGTGGTTGGTGAGGTTTGGGAGTCGCCTTCTTCCTTGTCACAACCTCCTCTTACTGGTGACTATGACTTCCAGCCTGCTTTGCAACAGCCAAATTCACAGGTTTCCGTCAACTCAACTAATAGCTTGAGTAACCCGGGTAATAGGACAATGGAATCTTCTATTAGCGAGCTTCTAGCTCAGAACATCTTCAACGATAAAGAATCTGTCTTGCAGTTCCAAAGAGGGTTTGAGGAAGCCAGTAAATTCCTCCCTAGTAGCAATCAACTGATGATTGGTCTAGAAAGCAATGTATTTCCTACGGGGCAAAAGGGGAAGGTTCCAAATGATGTTGTCAAGGTGGGTGAGGATGAGAGGGAGAAGCTGCATGAGGGGTTGAGGGGTAGGAAGAACCATGGACGGGATCTCGAGGATTTGGAAGAAGAGAGGAGTAACAAGCAATCTGCAACTTATACAGATGAGAGCGAATTGTCGGAGATGTTTGATAAGGTGTTACTTTATCCTGTAGGACAATTTATATGTTGCAATGACAATGAAAGTGTACAGCACAcagaaaacaaagccttgcggCAGAAAGAACAATCAAATGGATCCGGTGCTGGGAAACCTCGCTCCAAAAAACAAGGGAAGAAAGAAACAGTGGATTTGAGGACTCTTCTAATTCTCTGTGCACAGGCTGTTTCCTCCAATGATCATAGAACTGCTGGTGAACTGCTGAAGCAGATTAAAGAAAATTCTTCTCCTCTAGGTGACGGAACTCAGAGGTTGGCTCATTACTTTGCGAATGGCCTTGAGGCACGCATGGATGGCAGTGGAACTGTAATGCAAAACTTTTATATGTCTCTAGCTTCCAAGAAGACAACAGCTGCCGATATGTTGAAGTCTTACAAAGGCTTCCTTAGTGCTTGTCCTTTTAAGAAGCTACCGATTTTCTTTGCAAACAAAATGATTTACTACATGACTGAGAAAGCAAGTGCCCTTCATATCGTAGATTTCGGTATCCTGTATGGTTTCCAATGGCCGGTTCTTATCCAGCATCTCTCAAATAGACCTGGTGGGCCTCCTAAGCTACGCATAACAGGAATAGAGCTTCCCCAAAGTGGTTTTCGCCCAACGGAAAGGATTGAGGCAACAGGTCGTCGCCTGGCAAATTATTGCAAGCGCTTTAATGTTCCGTTTGAGTACAAGGCTATAGCAGCTCAAAACTGGGAAAATATTCGAATTGAGGATATCAAGATTAATAGCAATGAGGTGCTTGCTGTAAATTCTCTTTTTCGGTTTGAGAATCTGCTTGATGAGACTGCCGAAGTGGATTGCCCGAGGAATGCTGTGCTTAAATTGATCAGGAGAATGAACCCTGATATTTTTGTTCACTCTATAATTAATGGATCATACAACTCTCCCTTCTTTGTTACAAGGTTCAGGGAGGCTTTATTTCATCTTTCATCAGTATTCGATATGTTTGATAATACATCACCTCGTGATGAGCCTGGAAGATTGATGTTTGAGAGCGAGCTTTATGGGCAGGAAGCAGTGAATGTTGTAGCATGTGAGGGTCCAGCAAGGGTTCAGAGGCCAGAAACATACAAGCAATGGCAGATTCGGATGACAAGAGCAGGGTTCAAGCCACTTCCATTGAACCAGGAACTAATGACCAAACTTCGGCATAAGTTGAAGGCTTGGTACCACAAAGATTTTGTAATTGATGAAAACAATCACTGGTTGTTGCAGGGATGGAAAGGCAGGATTCTTTATGCTTCCTCCTGTTGGGTACCTGCAGAGGAGTCTTGA
- the LOC105791430 gene encoding scarecrow-like protein 33, with product MGSEVNSINGFKFHNGFSMPYSNGYPKSEISNGIISNDPSLDLSSVGAPFLPSLGLNNSSTYASFFSTDKEGDSSSPSDDGDFSDTVLKYISQVLLEEDMEEKPCLFHDSLALQAAEKSLYEVLGESYPPRNRAPLCSGHSVESSPDDCSFRTSGDHSTYAGSSSNTSKSIDSRWNGDLGENNDKPSLFEASVPDNFVFQSSVNSFSQSSARFQKVTASNGKGLVGSNSNELAIPNYFSESELALHFKKGVEEASKFLPKGNQLTFDFKSNAWTAELNQKAPVTVVEMESDWKEYSPHRLTGKKNHDREDEDFEEGRNNKQSAVSGDESELSDMFDKVLICAGRNEKSPACGADETPRNGPSKLQPKEQTNGSGKARGKKQGKKKEVVDLRTLLILCAQAVSGDDGATAKELIKQIRQHSSPTGDGSQRLAQCFVDALEARLAGTGTHIYSSLAVKRTSAADMLKAYQVYLSACPFMKMAIFFANNTIFKVAEKATTLHVIDFGIFYGFQWPALIHCLANRPGGPPKLRITGIEFPRPGFRPAEAVQETGHRLARYCERYNVPFEFNAVAQKWETIQTEDLKINSNDVIAVNCLFRFKNLLDETVVLNSPRDIVLNLIRKINPDIFVHSIVNGSYNAPFFVTRFREALFHFSALFDMSETNISQEDNLRSMLEQKFYGQEIMNIVACEGTERVERPEAYKQWQVRSVRAGFTQLPLDPELMKKVRGKVKECYHSDFMVDVDGRWMLQGWKGRIIYASSAWVPASYPV from the coding sequence ATGGGTTCAGAGGTCAATTCCATAAACGGTTTCAAGTTCCACAATGGGTTTAGCATGCCTTATTCAAATGGATACCCTAAATCCGAGATTTCTAATGGGATTATATCAAATGACCCATCTTTAGATTTAAGCTCTGTAGGTGCCCCATTTTTACCTTCTCTTGGTTTGAATAATTCTAGCACTTATGCTTCATTTTTTAGCACAGACAAAGAGGGAGATTCTTCATCTCCTTCTGATGACGGTGACTTCTCCGACACTGTTCTCAAATACATAAGCCAGGTGCTTTTGGAAGAGGACATGGAAGAGAAGCCCTGTCTGTTCCATGATTCGTTGGCACTTCAAGCTGCCGAAAAATCGCTTTATGAAGTTCTTGGTGAGAGCTATCCTCCTCGCAATCGAGCCCCTCTTTGTAGTGGCCATAGTGTTGAGAGCAGCCCTGATGACTGTTCTTTCCGTACGTCCGGTGATCATAGCACTTATGCTGGTTCTAGTTCCAATACTAGCAAGTCTATTGATTCTCGGTGGAATGGTGATTTGGGGGAAAACAATGACAAGCCGTCTTTATTCGAAGCAAGTGTTCCTGATAACTTTGTTTTTCAGTCTTCTGTGAATTCCTTTTCACAGTCTTCAGCTCGTTTTCAAAAAGTTACTGCTAGTAATGGGAAAGGGTTGGTGGGATCTAATTCGAATGAGCTTGCTATTCCAAATTATTTTAGTGAGAGTGAATTGGCATTGCACTTCAAGAAGGGGGTTGAGGAAGCTAGTAAGTTCCTACCCAAAGGTAATCAGCTGACTTTCGATTTCAAGAGCAATGCATGGACTGCAGAGTTGAATCAGAAGGCTCCAGTGACGGTAGTCGAAATGGAGAGTGACTGGAAGGAGTATTCACCACATCGGTTGACAGGAAAGAAGAATCATGATCGAGAAgatgaagattttgaagaagggAGGAATAACAAACAGTCTGCGGTTTCTGGGGATGAAAGTGAGCTATCTGACATGTTTGATAAGGTGCTCATTTGTGCTGGAAGAAATGAAAAATCTCCTGCTTGTGGTGCTGATGAAACTCCACGCAATGGACCAAGCAAATTGCAGCCAAAGGAGCAAACAAATGGATCCGGGAAGGCTCGTGGCAAGAAACAGGGTAAGAAGAAAGAAGTAGTGGATTTGAGGACTCTCCTGATTTTATGTGCACAAGCAGTCTCAGGAGATGATGGTGCGACTGCTAAGGAACTGATAAAGCAGATTAGGCAGCATTCTTCACCCACTGGTGATGGCTCTCAGAGATTAGCtcagtgctttgtcgatgcccttGAAGCACGCTTAGCTGGGACTGGAACTCATATTTATTCCTCTCTGGCTGTGAAAAGAACTTCAGCTGCTGATATGTTGAAAGCTTACCAAGTTTATTTATCTGCCTGCCCTTTCATGAAGATGGCAATATTTTTCGCAAACAACACTATTTTTAAGGTAGCAGAGAAAGCAACGACACTCCATGTGATAGACTTTGgtattttttatggttttcaGTGGCCAGCTCTAATCCACTGCCTTGCAAACAGACCTGGTGGTCCTCCAAAATTACGAATTACGGGAATAGAGTTTCCCAGGCCTGGCTTCAGGCCTGCTGAGGCTGTCCAAGAGACCGGCCATCGCTTGGCAAGGTATTGTGAGCGTTATAATGTTCCATTTGAGTTCAATGCTGTTGCACAGAAATGGGAGACAATCCAAACTGAAGACCTCAAGATTAATTCCAATGATGTTATTGCTGTGAATTGCCTGTTTcgatttaagaacctactagaTGAGACAGTAGTGTTGAACAGTCCAAGGGATATCGTTCTAAACTTGATCCGGAAGATAAATCCTGATATTTTCGTTCATAGCATTGTTAATGGGTCCTACAACGCCCCTTTTTTTGTGACACGGTTCCGGGAGGCACTCTTCCATTTCTCTGCACTATTTGACATGTCCGAGACAAATATCTCTCAAGAAGATAACTTGAGGTCCATGCTCGAGCAAAAGTTTTACGGGCAAGAAATAATGAATATTGTAGCATGCGAAGGCACAGAAAGAGTAGAAAGACCGGAGGCATACAAACAATGGCAGGTTCGTAGTGTGAGGGCTGGCTTTACACAGCTTCCATTAGACCCTGAACTCATGAAGAAAGTTAGAGGAAAGGTGAAGGAGTGCTACCACAGTGATTTTATGGTGGACGTGGATGGGCGGTGGATGTTGCAGGGATGGAAGGGTCGGATTATCTACGCGTCTTCTGCTTGGGTACCCGCATCTTATCCAGTTTAA